One window from the genome of Heterodontus francisci isolate sHetFra1 unplaced genomic scaffold, sHetFra1.hap1 HAP1_SCAFFOLD_452, whole genome shotgun sequence encodes:
- the LOC137362633 gene encoding histone H3-like → MARTKQTARKSTGGKAPRKQLATKAARKSAPATGGVKKPHRYRPGTVALREIRRQQKSTELLIRKLPFQHLVREIAQDFKTDLRFQSSAVMALQEASEAYLVGLFEDTNLCAIHAKRVTIMPKDIQLARRIRGEHA, encoded by the coding sequence atggccagaaccaagcagacagcgcgcaaatcgaccggagggaaagctccccgcaagcagctggctaccaaagcggcccgcaagagcgctccagccacgggcggagtgaagaagcctcaccgttacagacccggcactgtggctctgcgggagatccgccgccaacagaaatccaccgagctgctcatccgcaaactgcccttccagcacctggtgcgggagatcgcgcaggacttcaagacagacctgcgcttccagagctcggccgtcatggccctgcaggaggccagcgaggcttacctggtggggctctttgaggacaccaacctgtgcgccatccacgccaagcgagtcaccatcatgcccaaagacatccagctggcccgccgtatcCGCGGGGAGCACGCCTAA